The DNA sequence GTTTCAAACCACCGCGTTGTGAAAGATTAACCTTTACACTGCAATAGTAACGATATAAAACcgaatgtttatattttactgcGAGTTATAAATCTACCACGGACTGTGctattgttgttgtttttgtagaaaagtttaaataaaatagtggTAAAGCTGTATTGTAAGTGTTAACGAGTATTCATAAGATGTAGTAAAAAAGCTGATGCCCATCCATAACTTTAGACATGTGATGGCATATAGAGTTGATGTAGAGACTGTTAATTTGTGCCTGCATTTGTTTGAACACCAATCCATACTCAAAATGAGATAAAATCAGAGTAAAATAGTGcattaactattattttcATCACACATAAagtcatatacctactgtgttattttatcttctacaTCCGTAAAAAAAAGTCCATCATCATCTCTAAAAATGCCTTTTTTCAGAAATTATCACCAACATGGCGTTCAGGTTGGTTTCCCTGGCGTTGCTGGGACTCGCCCACCTTACGTACAGCCACCCGGTCACCACGCTGGAAGACCTGGAGTTCACTGATGATGCACAGTCCGTAGGGTCCTACATACGAGAAGTTCGAGCGGCACCGGTAAGATAATTGTATtgttatgttttatgaactATCTCACTCAAAAGTAATCTGTAAGAGACTCGTATAcgtgacgtatcaactgtagTATAACAAGTGAGTTAAATGTATACAATACGTTTAGCTCATACTATTTAGTCAGATACTAACGCTTTTCTGTCTAAGGGCTCgtacacaaaactgcgttgCGACATCGCATCGCATAAATCTGCGACTattttgacagtttttcagGGCAAATGCTTGATTACCGTCGCAGgtttttgcgatgcgacgtcgcaacgcagttttgtgtacaagccctaatcctttcaccaggGTGATAAATATTGAAACAGCAGCTCTAGTCAgcttttcatttcattcaccGGCATACTAAGAAGAAGAGATAAgcattataaatacattttagtgTCTTATGGTACATTATAAACCAAGCCAATTCTTTTGTAGATCTTATTTAGTATACAAATACTTACAACGTTCATAGGGATTCCAAGATATCTAGTAATTACGTTCAAAATCAAAGTAACCAAACTGTTACAGCCGGACTACCATCACACTTACGAGAACGACGGCGACGGCGAAATAGGATACTCCAGAAAGAAGAACGGAGGAGGAAAGAAAGGGTACCAGCACTTCGACTCTTACCACAAGAAGGCTGGAGACAACTACGAGTTCGAGAAACAAGACTCCTTCGGGAAAGACGGGGATGATGAAGAAGGGGCTTACAGCAACGTACACGAGAATAAAGGTGAACGCACTAAAAGAGGGGCCAGGAGGAGACGCCTCAAGTTTGTTAGGAAGTTggtcaaatggttcttttaaTTAACCTTAAATTAAGCATGCCtgattaacaataaatacttaacataaataacagaCGTTTCATTTAACGCAGACCACCATATAATAAGTAGAATCATAATAGAAGTGAGTGTGGAAGATATTTGAAGGTGGTATGTTCTGGTTGCAGAGAAGAACAAGAAGAAGCCGGTCCCTGAGAAGTACACGGCTGAATCATCAGGCTCGGTGGAGGAGGAAGAAGCTTCTTCTGCTGAAGGTGAAGGGGCCAGCTCTGAACACGACCACTCA is a window from the Plutella xylostella chromosome 10, ilPluXylo3.1, whole genome shotgun sequence genome containing:
- the LOC119693733 gene encoding uncharacterized protein LOC119693733, with the protein product MAFRLVSLALLGLAHLTYSHPVTTLEDLEFTDDAQSVGSYIREVRAAPPDYHHTYENDGDGEIGYSRKKNGGGKKGYQHFDSYHKKAGDNYEFEKQDSFGKDGDDEEGAYSNVHENKEKNKKKPVPEKYTAESSGSVEEEEASSAEGEGASSEHDHSELREGESDGNGGKESYGHEKADYVLPTQYTYGEGDEYNF